Proteins from a genomic interval of Periophthalmus magnuspinnatus isolate fPerMag1 chromosome 11, fPerMag1.2.pri, whole genome shotgun sequence:
- the LOC117378874 gene encoding sodium-dependent neutral amino acid transporter B(0)AT1-like: protein MKLLIPNPGLDKRIHTYDDLERMDREQVEDRPKWDNKAQYILTCVGFCIGIGNVWRFPYLCQSHGGGAFLIPYLILLVLEGLPLLFMEFAIGQRMRKGSVEVWRDINPYLTGIGIASMLVSLLIGLYYNTLIAWIVWYLFNSFQSPLPWTQCPLNENQTGYIAECQQSSTVDYFFYRVTLNTSTSISDSGGIHWPVVACLLVAWTVIWLCYIRGISSSGKAVYVTTLLPYFVLVIFLVRGVTLKGAWTGVKFLFTPDVEELIKPVTWLNAGAQVFFSLGIGWGGLICFSSYNPLHNNCRNDALMLSVVSASTATFAATVTYTIIGFRATQKYETCMNDNIGILMNAFDVPESYITPENYDKVFNLLNSTDPATVMGLDITSCDLQTFLRQGVEGPGLAFIVFAEAINNMPVAPVWSVLFFVMLLCLGLSSLIGTFEGVLVPLRDLHVFPKKCPQEAVTGITFLAAFFITLLFAQRSGMYWVSLFDAVAGSVPSLFIGLVESIIVVYVYGINRFNEDIKFMIGSKPGIFWQVTWRFVSPLIMLVILIFYLVTQAQGELTYLVWDPSSDNFPSLASVPYPDWVYAVVFLLAGVPSLVPPFYALCRVIYNRCNKNNETQKN from the exons ATGAAGCTGCTGATCCCAAACCCGGGGCTGGACAAGCGGATCCACACGTACGACGACCTGGAGAGGATGGACAGAGAGCAGGTTGAGGACCGGCCCAAGTGGGATAATAAGGCTCAGTACATTTTAACCTGTGTGGGCTTCTGCATTGGGATCGGGAACGTGTGGCGCTTCCCCTACCTGTGCCAGAGCCATGGAGGAG GAGCCTTTCTGATTCCATATTTAATCCTGCTGGTTCTTGAGGGGCTGCCTCTTCTTTTCATGGAGTTTGCCATTGGTCAGCGCATGAGAAAAGGTAGTGTTGAAGTGTGGAGGGACATCAACCCCTATCTGACCGGTATTG GGATCGCCTCTATGCTGGTGTCCTTGTTAATCGGGCTTTACTACAACACTTTAATCGCCTGGATCGTGTGGTATCTCTTCAACTCCTTTCAAAGCCCTCTGCCCTGGACGCAGTGCCCTCTCAATGAAAACCAAACAG GTTACATAGCTGAATGCCAGCAGAGCTCCACAGTGGATTACTTCTTCTACAGAGTGACACTGAACACTTCCACCTCCATATCCGACTCTGGGGGGATCCACTGGCCTGTAGTAGCTTGTCTGCTCGTGGCCTGGACAGTCATTTGGCTTTGCTACATCAGAGGAATAAGCAGCTCTGGAAAG GCTGTGTACGTTACGACTCTATTACCGTACTTCGTTCTCGTCATCTTCCTGGTTCGTGGGGTGACCCTTAAAGGAGCTTGGACTGGAGTGAAGTTTCTTTTTACACCAGAT GTTGAGGAGCTGATCAAGCCCGTCACGTGGCTGAACGCAGGAGCACAGGTGTTCTTCTCTTTAGGGATAGGATGGGGAGGACTCATTTGTTTCTCCAGCTACAACCCGCTGCA CAACAACTGTAGGAACGATGCTTTGATGCTGTCGGTCGTTAGTGCGTCGACGGCGACGTTTGCAGCGACTGTGACCTACACCATCATCGGCTTCAGAGCTACACAGAAATATGAGACATGTATGAACGA TAACATCGGGATTCTAATGAACGCCTTTGACGTCCCTGAGAGTTACATCACGCCAGAAAACTACGATAAAGTGTTTAATCTTCTGAACAGCACTGATCCTGCGACTGTTATGGGGCTGGACATAACCTCCTGTGACCTGCAGACGTTTCTTAGACAG GGAGTGGAGGGACCAGGTTTGGCTTTCATCGTCTTCGCAGAGGCCATAAACAACATGCCCGTCGCTCCAGTCTGGTCCGTTCTGTTTTTCGTGATGCTTCTCTGTCTGGGCCTCTCTAGTCTAATCGGCACGTTTGAAGGAGTGCTCGTTCCTTTGAGAGACCTACACGTGTTTCCTAAAAAGTGTCCTCAAGAAGCAGTCACTG GTATTACATTTCTCGCTGCGTTCTTCATCACTTTACTCTTCGCTCAGCGTTCCGGGATGTACTGGGTGTCGCTTTTTGATGCGGTTGCTGGTTCAGTTCCTTCTCTTTTCATTGGTTTGGTTGAAAGTATAATCGTGGTCTACGTTTATGGCATAAATAG GTTTAATGAAGATATCAAGTTTATGATTgggtctaaacctggaataTTCTGGCAAGTCACGTGGAGGTTCGTCAGTCCTCTCATTATGCtggttattttaattttctacCTGGTAACGCAAGCACAAGGAGAACTGACCTATTTAGTGTGGGACCCCAGTTCT GATAATTTCCCATCTCTGGCATCAGTTCCTTATCCAGACTGGGTTTACGCTGTGGTCTTTCTGTTGGCCGGCGTCCCCAGTTTGGTCCCGCCCTTCTACGCTTTGTGCAGAGTGATCTACAACAGatgcaacaaaaacaatgaaacacaaaagAACTGA
- the LOC117378522 gene encoding sodium-dependent neutral amino acid transporter B(0)AT1-like isoform X2 has protein sequence MSRPTDRAIVSTHYPTMRLVLPNPGLEQRIPDYEKVEKLEQQELQGRPKWDNKAQYILTCVGFCIGLGNVWRFPYLCQSHGGGAFLIPYLILLVLEGTPLLLLEFAIGQRLRKGSVGVWRAINPYLTGLGISSMLVSFLIGLYYNTITAWILWYLFNSFQDPLPWNQCPLNDNKTGYVAECQDSSTVDYFFYRVTLNSSSSIGDSGGIHWPMVVSLLAAWTIIFICCIRGISTAGKAVYVTAVLPYFVLAIFLIRGLTLKGALNGVKFLFTPVVEELINPNTWLDAGAQVFFSFGLAWGGLISFSSYNPLHNNCKNDAIILSVVTAATSVYAAMVTYTIIGFRATAKYDQCIDGNIVTLLNAFDLAENNITHGNYEEAYKHLNSTYPETVMGLDILTCDMQKFLSEGVEGPGLAFIVFTEAIINMPASPAWAVLFFIMLLCLGLSTLIGTFEGVIVPLRDLHVFPKSWPQEVVAGVTFLTAFIITLLFAQHSGFYWVTLFDNFAGSVPLLCIGLFEIVIVVYVYGVDRFNEDIKFMIGSKPGIFWQVTWRFVSPLIILVILIFYLVTQAQGELTYLVWDPSSDNFPSLASVPYPDWVYAVVFLLAGVPSLALPFYALCRVIYNRCNKKNDTQKF, from the exons ATGAGTCGTCCTACAGATAGGGCTATTGTGAGCACACACTACCCCACCATGAGGCTGGTGCTACCGAATCCCGGGCTCGAGCAGCGGATACCAGACTATGAGAAAGTGGAAAAACTGGAACAACAGGAGCTCCAAGGCCGGCCCAAGTGGGACAACAAGGCCCAGTACATCCTCACCTGTGTGGGGTTTTGTATAGGACTTGGAAACGTGTGGCGCTTCCCCTACCTGTGCCAAAGCCATGGAGGAG GCGCTTTCTTGATTCCTTATCTAATCCTGCTCGTGCTGGAGGGAACGCCTCTGCTGCTTTTGGAGTTCGCTATTGGCCAGCGTTTGAGGAAAGGCAGCGTGGGAGTGTGGCGTGCAATTAATCCTTATCTGACCGGTCTTG GCATCTCGTCTATGCTAGTGTCCTTCTTGATTGGGCTGTACTACAACACCATAACTGCGTGGATCTTGTGGTATTTGTTTAACTCATTTCAAGATCCCCTTCCCTGGAATCAGTGCCCCCttaatgacaataaaacag GTTACGTGGCCGAATGTCAAGACAGTTCCACGGTTGATTACTTCTTCTACAGAGTCACTTTGAACAGCTCGTCCTCGATAGGTGACTCTGGAGGTATTCACTGGCCAATGGTCGTTAGCCTGTTAGCCGCCTGGACGATCATATTTATCTGCTGCATTAGGGGGATCAGCACGGCAGGGAAG GCTGTGTACGTCACTGCAGTCCTACCTTACTTTGTTCTGGCCATTTTCCTGATCCGGGGACTGACACTTAAAGGTGCTCTGAACGGAGTCAAGTTCCTCTTCACACCAGTC GTTGAGGAGTTAATCAACCCAAACACGTGGCTGGACGCCGGAGCGCAGGTCTTCTTCTCTTTTGGATTAGCTTGGGGAGGACTCATTTCTTTCTCCAGCTACAACCCACTGCA caaCAACTGCAAGAATGATGCCATAATCTTGTCGGTTGTTACTGCTGCTACCTCAGTCTACGCGGCTATGGTGACCTACACGATCATAGGGTTCAGAGCTACAGCTAAATATGATCAGTGCATCGATGG CAACATCGTGACTTTATTAAACGCCTTCGATTTAGCGGAAAACAACATCACACATGGCAACTACGAGGAAGcctataaacatttaaacagcacGTATCCAGAGACAGTTATGGGGCTGGATATTCTCACCTGTGACATGCAAAAGTTTCTTAGTGAG GGAGTGGAGGGACCAGGTCTGGCGTTCATCGTGTTCACAGAGGCCATTATCAACATGCCGGCCTCTCCAGCGTGGGCCGTACTGTTTTTCATCATGCTCCTGTGTTTGGGACTCTCGACTCTCATTGGAACGTTTGAGGGAGTGATCGTCCCGTTAAGAGACCTCCACGTGTTCCCTAAATCATGGCCGCAGGAAGTAGTAGCTG gtgtAACATTTCTCACTGCCTTCATCATCACTTTGCTGTTTGCACAACATTCTGGGTTTTACTGGGTCACTCTCTTCGATAACTTCGCCGGATCAGTCCCTCTCCTTTGCATCGGTTTGTTTGAGATCGTAATCGTGGTCTACGTCTACGGTGTCGACAG GTTTAATGAAGATATCAAGTTTATGATTgggtctaaacctggaataTTCTGGCAAGTCACGTGGAGGTTCGTCagtcctctcatcatactggttattttaattttctacCTGGTAACGCAAGCACAAGGAGAACTGACCTATTTAGTGTGGGACCCCAGTTCT GATAATTTCCCATCTCTGGCATCAGTTCCTTATCCAGACTGGGTTTACGCTGTGGTCTTTCTGTTGGCCGGCGTCCCCAGTTTGGCCCTGCCCTTCTACGCTTTGTGCAGAGTGATCTACAACAGATGCAACAAAAAGAACGACACGCAAAAGTTTTAA
- the LOC117378522 gene encoding sodium-dependent neutral amino acid transporter B(0)AT1-like isoform X1, with translation MSRPTDRAIVSTHYPTMRLVLPNPGLEQRIPDYEKVEKLEQQELQGRPKWDNKAQYILTCVGFCIGLGNVWRFPYLCQSHGGVTFPGAFLIPYLILLVLEGTPLLLLEFAIGQRLRKGSVGVWRAINPYLTGLGISSMLVSFLIGLYYNTITAWILWYLFNSFQDPLPWNQCPLNDNKTGYVAECQDSSTVDYFFYRVTLNSSSSIGDSGGIHWPMVVSLLAAWTIIFICCIRGISTAGKAVYVTAVLPYFVLAIFLIRGLTLKGALNGVKFLFTPVVEELINPNTWLDAGAQVFFSFGLAWGGLISFSSYNPLHNNCKNDAIILSVVTAATSVYAAMVTYTIIGFRATAKYDQCIDGNIVTLLNAFDLAENNITHGNYEEAYKHLNSTYPETVMGLDILTCDMQKFLSEGVEGPGLAFIVFTEAIINMPASPAWAVLFFIMLLCLGLSTLIGTFEGVIVPLRDLHVFPKSWPQEVVAGVTFLTAFIITLLFAQHSGFYWVTLFDNFAGSVPLLCIGLFEIVIVVYVYGVDRFNEDIKFMIGSKPGIFWQVTWRFVSPLIILVILIFYLVTQAQGELTYLVWDPSSDNFPSLASVPYPDWVYAVVFLLAGVPSLALPFYALCRVIYNRCNKKNDTQKF, from the exons ATGAGTCGTCCTACAGATAGGGCTATTGTGAGCACACACTACCCCACCATGAGGCTGGTGCTACCGAATCCCGGGCTCGAGCAGCGGATACCAGACTATGAGAAAGTGGAAAAACTGGAACAACAGGAGCTCCAAGGCCGGCCCAAGTGGGACAACAAGGCCCAGTACATCCTCACCTGTGTGGGGTTTTGTATAGGACTTGGAAACGTGTGGCGCTTCCCCTACCTGTGCCAAAGCCATGGAGGAG TAACGTTTCCAGGCGCTTTCTTGATTCCTTATCTAATCCTGCTCGTGCTGGAGGGAACGCCTCTGCTGCTTTTGGAGTTCGCTATTGGCCAGCGTTTGAGGAAAGGCAGCGTGGGAGTGTGGCGTGCAATTAATCCTTATCTGACCGGTCTTG GCATCTCGTCTATGCTAGTGTCCTTCTTGATTGGGCTGTACTACAACACCATAACTGCGTGGATCTTGTGGTATTTGTTTAACTCATTTCAAGATCCCCTTCCCTGGAATCAGTGCCCCCttaatgacaataaaacag GTTACGTGGCCGAATGTCAAGACAGTTCCACGGTTGATTACTTCTTCTACAGAGTCACTTTGAACAGCTCGTCCTCGATAGGTGACTCTGGAGGTATTCACTGGCCAATGGTCGTTAGCCTGTTAGCCGCCTGGACGATCATATTTATCTGCTGCATTAGGGGGATCAGCACGGCAGGGAAG GCTGTGTACGTCACTGCAGTCCTACCTTACTTTGTTCTGGCCATTTTCCTGATCCGGGGACTGACACTTAAAGGTGCTCTGAACGGAGTCAAGTTCCTCTTCACACCAGTC GTTGAGGAGTTAATCAACCCAAACACGTGGCTGGACGCCGGAGCGCAGGTCTTCTTCTCTTTTGGATTAGCTTGGGGAGGACTCATTTCTTTCTCCAGCTACAACCCACTGCA caaCAACTGCAAGAATGATGCCATAATCTTGTCGGTTGTTACTGCTGCTACCTCAGTCTACGCGGCTATGGTGACCTACACGATCATAGGGTTCAGAGCTACAGCTAAATATGATCAGTGCATCGATGG CAACATCGTGACTTTATTAAACGCCTTCGATTTAGCGGAAAACAACATCACACATGGCAACTACGAGGAAGcctataaacatttaaacagcacGTATCCAGAGACAGTTATGGGGCTGGATATTCTCACCTGTGACATGCAAAAGTTTCTTAGTGAG GGAGTGGAGGGACCAGGTCTGGCGTTCATCGTGTTCACAGAGGCCATTATCAACATGCCGGCCTCTCCAGCGTGGGCCGTACTGTTTTTCATCATGCTCCTGTGTTTGGGACTCTCGACTCTCATTGGAACGTTTGAGGGAGTGATCGTCCCGTTAAGAGACCTCCACGTGTTCCCTAAATCATGGCCGCAGGAAGTAGTAGCTG gtgtAACATTTCTCACTGCCTTCATCATCACTTTGCTGTTTGCACAACATTCTGGGTTTTACTGGGTCACTCTCTTCGATAACTTCGCCGGATCAGTCCCTCTCCTTTGCATCGGTTTGTTTGAGATCGTAATCGTGGTCTACGTCTACGGTGTCGACAG GTTTAATGAAGATATCAAGTTTATGATTgggtctaaacctggaataTTCTGGCAAGTCACGTGGAGGTTCGTCagtcctctcatcatactggttattttaattttctacCTGGTAACGCAAGCACAAGGAGAACTGACCTATTTAGTGTGGGACCCCAGTTCT GATAATTTCCCATCTCTGGCATCAGTTCCTTATCCAGACTGGGTTTACGCTGTGGTCTTTCTGTTGGCCGGCGTCCCCAGTTTGGCCCTGCCCTTCTACGCTTTGTGCAGAGTGATCTACAACAGATGCAACAAAAAGAACGACACGCAAAAGTTTTAA